The DNA window ATCGCGCCGAGGGTGTTCAGGCCGTCGCCTTCTCCGGTTATGTAGGCGCGGCCGTCGAAATCATGGCAGATCGCGCAGATCGTCTGGAACAACCGGCGCCCCTCATCCGGGCGGCCTCGGACCCTGCGCGTGTTCGAGTCGATCTGGGCGGTCGGATCGTCCTGGCCATTGGCGACGAAGAGCGCCAGGGCCGAGAGCGCATTGTCCGGGATCATTTCCTCGGTAAAGCCGTGCTCCGGCGCGCGCAGGATGCGCTCGATCTCTTTGGGGTCCGCCCCGACCTTGCCGTTGATGCCTTTGATGCCGGTGTAGTTCGGGCCGCTGGCGAAGTTGCCGTCACGGCCGCGATAGTCCCATCCGTGGCAGGAAACGCAGCGCCAGGTCTCCAGATCCGCCGCGACGCCGGCCTTGGGGTAGGAGGGGTGACGGCCGGCCGGCGGGTCGACCAGCAACACAACCCACCAGAGATCGTAGAGACGGCCGCCGTAGGCCAGCACCCAATCGTCGCTCGGGTTGTCGGGAACGCCGTAGAGGTAGCTTTGATAGAACCCCTTATCGAGCGTGTCGTCCGGCAGGAACTCCCAATTGAAGTCGGACGACTCGGACTGGCTCTGGGCCCGCGCGTCGGGACTCGAGAACAGCAACACTGACGCCAGCGAGGCGGCCAGAGCGAAGCAGGAAAAACCGCGCGCGGCGGCGCTTGCGAGGTTCGAAGCGGACATGCCGGTGAAGCACCTTCGGTTTGTTGAGACTCGGGCGTTTGTTGAGGGTCGAGGCATCCTTGACGCGGTATGGTTGATGTCAAGTTACTTCGGTTGCCATGATCCATGTCAAATGAATGACCCCTTCAGCCTTTCAGGTCTGAAAGATCAACTGCGTCCGGTCCGCGGCGAACCGAGTACGGCTGAACTGCACCGGCTTGCCGGCCTCGTCGACGTTCACACTCTCGACCGCGAGAACCGGCCGGCTCCGGGCCTGGCGCAGCTGCGCGGCTTCCTCGTCGGTCGGCATGCGTGCGGTAACGCGGGTGACCTTGCGCCAGTAGTCTTCCAGGCCGTGACGCGCGAATGCCCTGGTGATGGAGCGGGTCTCTTGGTAGACCGCGATCAGGTCGGGAAAGCGGCTGGCCGGGAAGAAGCCGCTGTTCATCGAGAGGGCCTGGCCGTCGACCTCGTGGAAGGTCTCGAGAAAGAGACAGGGCGTCCTGCGACGGACGCCGAGTTCCCGCGCAATCTCCTCGTCCGCCTCGATTCGCGCGCTGCGCAGTAGGAACCCCACGGCTTGCCGGTTCTGGCGCGAGATGATCTCGCTGAAACGGGTTCGCTTGCCGATCAGGTATTCGACCACGTTGTCTTGGACGAAGGTGCCGCGGCCCTGCTCGATCCGGATCAGGCCCCGTTCGGCGAGCGCCGCCATGGCCTGACGGAGGGTATGGCGGTTCACGCCGAAACTCGCGGCCAGCGTCGCCTCGGTCGGCAGCTTCTGTCCGCCGGCCAAGACGCCCCGGGCGATCTCGTCCGCGAGGCGCTGCTCGATCTGGCGCCAGAGGGCGACACCCTGGCCACGTTCCAGTCCTCGACCGTCGCTGGTCTCTGTCACCAAAACTTCATTCCTGCGCCTTGCTCCCGGCATGAAAGGGAGGCATGATTAGAAAAGATATGGACGTCTAGACGAATACTATCAAACATCCGGGTGGGACACGCAAGGTGCAAGACGCCGACGGACATAAGACAGCAGCCGAAACCGCTGCGGATCCGGCGATCGCGGCGCGACGGGCTTGGATGTCCTTGCTGGCCAGGGCGTCGCCCGAAGATCTCGAGGCGGTGTGGGATGCCCTGGAGGACCCGCCGAGCCGCCGTTGGCTGCGCAGGCCAGAGACCGGCCTGGTCATGGTGCGCGGACGGGCCGGCGGCACGGGACAGGCGTTCAATCTCGGCGAGATGACGGTGACTCGCTGCGTGCTTGCGACGGAAGAGGGCTATAGCGGCCACGCCACCGTGGCCGGGCGCGACGCCCGCCACGCCGAGCTGGCGGCCTGCTTCGACGCCTTGCTGCAGGACCCGCGGCGCCGGCCGGCCCTGGAACGGGACCTTCTTGCCAGGCTGGAGCGCGCCCGGGCGGCGGCCGACAGGGCGCGGGCGGCGGCCGCGGCCGCGACCAAGGTCGAGTTCTTCACGCTCGTGCGCGGCGAGGACTGAGGGCCATGACCGCGCCAAACGCCGATCTGCCGCCGACGGCGGGCTTCGACGATCCGGTGATGGAAAGCCAGGAGGTCTTCCGCGCGGTGCTGGCGGCCATGGCGCAACCGGGCAGGGTGCAGGACGTCTCGCCCAATCTGGACCCGCCGGCGCCGCTGGGCCCAGTGGCCGCCGCCGTCTGCCTCACGCTGCTCGATGTCGATACCCGGCTCTGGCTCGACCCCGCGGCCCGCGGCTCCGACGGCCTGCGCCGGTTCCTCGCCTTTCACTGCGGCAGCCCGCTGACCGAGGACCCGGCGGAGGCGGGCTTCGCGCTGATCGCCGAGACCGGGGCCGTGCCGGCGCTGGAGCGGTTCAACCAAGGCAGCGCGGCCTATCCCGACCGCTCGACCACGCTGATCCTGCAGGTCGAGGAGATCCGGGCCGGCGCGGGCCCCCGCCTGTCCGGTCCCGGCATCGCCAATAGCCAGCGCTTCGACGCCGGGCCGCTGCCGCCCGGCTTCTGGTCTCAGGCGGCGGCCAACCGGGCACGCTTTCCGCGCGGGGTCGACCTGATCTTTGCCGCGCCGTCCCGTCTCGCCGCGCTGCCGCGCTCGACGCGGGTGGAGGTCGACTGATGTACGTCGCGGTCAAAGGCGGGGAGAAGGCGATCGCCGCGGCGCATCGTCAGCAGGCCGAGGCGCGAAGGGGCGACCCCAAGGTGCCCGAGCTCTCGCTCGCGCAGATCTCCGAGCAGCTCGGCCTGGCGGTCGACCGGGTCATGTCCGAGGGCTCGCTCTACGACCGCGAGGCCGCCGCCCTGGCGATCAAGCAGGCGCGGGGCGACCTGATCGAGGCGATCTTCCTGCTGCGCGCATACCGGACGACCCTGCCGCGTGTGGGCTACAGCGAGCCGCTGGACACCGGCGCCATGGCCGCGGTGCGGCGCATCTCGGCGACCTTCAAGGATCTTCCCGGCGGCCAGGTGCTCGGCCCGACCTTCGACTACACCCACCGGCTGCTCGACTTCTCCCTGGCGGCGGAGGGCGGCGGGCCGCCGCCGCAGGAAGAGGCGCAGGCCCCCGATCACGCGACCAGCGACGGGACCGAGGCGATGCCGCGCGTCGTGGACCTGCTCGACCGCGACGGCTTGATCGAGCGCGAGGCGCCCTCGGACGAACGCGAGGTCGGCGACCTGACCCGGGCGCCGCTGAGCTTCCCCGCGGACCGCGACCTGCGCCTGCAGAACCTGGCACGCGCCGACGAGGGCTTTCTGCTCGGCCTCGGCTATTCGACCCAGCGCGGCTACGGCCGGACCCACCCCTTCGCCGGCGAGATCCGCCACGGGCGGGTGGCGATCGAGGTGGTGTCGGAAGACCTCGGGTTCGCGGTCGAGATCGGCGAGATCGCCGTCACGGAGTGCCAGATGATCAATCAGTTCAAGGGCTCGGCCGACGTGCCGCCGCAGTTCACCCAGGGCTACGGGCTCGCCTTCGGTCACTCCGAGCGCAAAGCCATGGCCATGGCGCTGGTCGACCGCGCGCTGCGCGCCCGGGAACTTGGCGAAGCGGTCGATGCGCCCGCCCAGGACGAGGAGTTCGTGCTGTCGCACAGCGACAACGTCCAGGCCACGGGCTTCGTCGAACACCTGAAACTGCCGCACTACGTCGACTTCCAATCGGAACTCGAACTGGTGCGCAAGATGAGGGCCTCCCATGAGCCGGGCGCGAACGAAGCCGCGGAATAGCGCCCGGACCGAGCGCGATCCCGCCTACAACTTCGCCTTCCTGGACGAGTCCACCAAGCGCATGATCCGGCGCGCCCTGCTCAAGGCGGTGGCCATCCCCGGCTACCAGGTGCCTTTCGCCAGCCGCGAGATGCCCATGCCCTACGGCTGGGGCACCGGCGGCGTGCAGGTGACGGCCGCGATCATCGGGCCGGACGACGTGCTCAAGGTGATCGATCAAGGCGCCGACGACACCACCAACGCCGTGTCGATCCGCCGCTTCTTCGAGCGCACGACCGGCGTCGAGACGACCGGCGATACCGGCGACGCCAGCATCATCCAGACCCGGCACCGGATCCCGGAGCAGCCTCTGCGCGAGGATCAGATCCTGGTGTTCCAGGTGCCGATTCCCGAGCCCCTGCGCTTTCTCGAGCCGAGGGAGACCGAGACCCGGACCATGCACGCGCTCGGCGACTACGGTCTGATGCACGTCAAGCTCTACGAGGATATCGCCCGGCACGGACACATCGCCACGACCTACGCCTACCCCGTGATGGTCGACGACCGCTACGTCAGCGATCCCTCGCCGACGCCCAAGTTCGACAATCCCAAGATGGACCGCATGGCCGCCCTGCAGCTGTTCGGCGCAGGGCGGGAGAAACGGATCTACGCGATCCCGCCCCATACCAAGGTCGTGAGCCTCGACTTCGAGGACCATCCCTTCGAGGTCCAGCGCTGGTCGGAGACCTGCGCGCTCTGCGGCTGCGCGAATTCCTTCCTCGACGAGATCGTGACCGACGATCGCGGCGGGCGCATGTTCGTCTGCTCGGATACGGACTTCTGCGCCAAGCGGCGCGGCGAGGGCGGGGAGGGCGCGGCGTGAGCGCACCCGAAGGCCCCCTGCTGCGCGCCCAAGGCGTGACCTACGCCTACGGCGCGCAGCTCGGCTGCCGCGACGTCGGCTTCGACCTCTGGCCGGGGGAGGTGCTCGCGATCGTCGGCGAGTCGGGATCGGGCAAGACCACCCTGCTGCGCTGCCTCTCGGCCCAGCTGCCGCTGCAGAGCGGCAGCGTGGCCTACCGGCGGCGCGGCGACGTCCTGGTCGACTTGGCCTCGCTGACGGAATCGGAGCGGCGTTTCCTGATGCGCAC is part of the Kiloniellales bacterium genome and encodes:
- the phnF gene encoding phosphonate metabolism transcriptional regulator PhnF — protein: MTETSDGRGLERGQGVALWRQIEQRLADEIARGVLAGGQKLPTEATLAASFGVNRHTLRQAMAALAERGLIRIEQGRGTFVQDNVVEYLIGKRTRFSEIISRQNRQAVGFLLRSARIEADEEIARELGVRRRTPCLFLETFHEVDGQALSMNSGFFPASRFPDLIAVYQETRSITRAFARHGLEDYWRKVTRVTARMPTDEEAAQLRQARSRPVLAVESVNVDEAGKPVQFSRTRFAADRTQLIFQT
- the phnG gene encoding phosphonate C-P lyase system protein PhnG; its protein translation is MAARRAWMSLLARASPEDLEAVWDALEDPPSRRWLRRPETGLVMVRGRAGGTGQAFNLGEMTVTRCVLATEEGYSGHATVAGRDARHAELAACFDALLQDPRRRPALERDLLARLERARAAADRARAAAAAATKVEFFTLVRGED
- the phnH gene encoding phosphonate C-P lyase system protein PhnH, producing the protein MTAPNADLPPTAGFDDPVMESQEVFRAVLAAMAQPGRVQDVSPNLDPPAPLGPVAAAVCLTLLDVDTRLWLDPAARGSDGLRRFLAFHCGSPLTEDPAEAGFALIAETGAVPALERFNQGSAAYPDRSTTLILQVEEIRAGAGPRLSGPGIANSQRFDAGPLPPGFWSQAAANRARFPRGVDLIFAAPSRLAALPRSTRVEVD
- a CDS encoding carbon-phosphorus lyase complex subunit PhnI, translating into MYVAVKGGEKAIAAAHRQQAEARRGDPKVPELSLAQISEQLGLAVDRVMSEGSLYDREAAALAIKQARGDLIEAIFLLRAYRTTLPRVGYSEPLDTGAMAAVRRISATFKDLPGGQVLGPTFDYTHRLLDFSLAAEGGGPPPQEEAQAPDHATSDGTEAMPRVVDLLDRDGLIEREAPSDEREVGDLTRAPLSFPADRDLRLQNLARADEGFLLGLGYSTQRGYGRTHPFAGEIRHGRVAIEVVSEDLGFAVEIGEIAVTECQMINQFKGSADVPPQFTQGYGLAFGHSERKAMAMALVDRALRARELGEAVDAPAQDEEFVLSHSDNVQATGFVEHLKLPHYVDFQSELELVRKMRASHEPGANEAAE
- a CDS encoding alpha-D-ribose 1-methylphosphonate 5-phosphate C-P-lyase PhnJ, which gives rise to MSRARTKPRNSARTERDPAYNFAFLDESTKRMIRRALLKAVAIPGYQVPFASREMPMPYGWGTGGVQVTAAIIGPDDVLKVIDQGADDTTNAVSIRRFFERTTGVETTGDTGDASIIQTRHRIPEQPLREDQILVFQVPIPEPLRFLEPRETETRTMHALGDYGLMHVKLYEDIARHGHIATTYAYPVMVDDRYVSDPSPTPKFDNPKMDRMAALQLFGAGREKRIYAIPPHTKVVSLDFEDHPFEVQRWSETCALCGCANSFLDEIVTDDRGGRMFVCSDTDFCAKRRGEGGEGAA